The Leptospira sp. WS39.C2 genome contains a region encoding:
- a CDS encoding PP2C family protein-serine/threonine phosphatase: MNKSKIKTTNSLRFKIGLFYSLLAFLNIIFFTVMIFENQSDLLLKNFQFQSENLANTILTDIQTIGLTSERDESFEVFRKTLKLYEISEFSIFDQYGKILQSEPESNTSENTIKESVLKKTKEVSSDKEGNLFKARYSLDLNESDFTVDFLLPIRLSNGNEVFLFTHFNISSIQDRLKQLYIQVGYAVIWGVAFHIIFAILVYRAIFKRVGDLEVASKDMATGNLESRVNWKFKSDDELDSLGKSFNQMAEEIQNKVTTITRLNQEINQELQIGKEVQELFLPSVKKFKKFNIGKLYRPMREVSGDLYQYFQVPEQNFYGFFLADASGHGVSAALVTVVMAMSLQSIMKENPAPIHAINSLGEVIANRLQASFFATGVFVVFDEPGVVKFVNAGHNAPFIIRPSTKEVRYIDSSGPPLGMGDDIQYSLESFPVEPGDKIILYTDGVVETPIKEGGLFGLERFTEIVLDNIHLSNSEIVEKAMAVLDEKHEEYKDDITMLVLDVPE, from the coding sequence GTGAACAAAAGCAAAATCAAAACGACGAATTCCTTACGCTTTAAGATTGGACTCTTTTATTCCCTTTTAGCCTTCCTAAATATCATCTTTTTTACGGTGATGATTTTTGAAAACCAGTCGGATTTACTCCTCAAAAACTTCCAATTCCAATCCGAAAATTTGGCAAATACCATACTAACTGACATCCAAACGATAGGACTTACAAGTGAACGGGATGAAAGTTTTGAAGTTTTTCGAAAAACACTCAAACTGTATGAAATTAGCGAATTTTCCATCTTTGACCAATATGGAAAGATCCTACAAAGTGAACCAGAATCCAATACTTCAGAAAATACCATAAAAGAATCTGTATTGAAAAAAACAAAGGAAGTGTCCTCTGATAAAGAAGGGAATTTGTTCAAAGCAAGATACAGTTTGGACTTAAATGAATCTGATTTTACGGTGGATTTCCTTTTGCCAATACGGCTATCAAATGGTAATGAAGTATTTTTATTCACACATTTTAATATCTCAAGCATCCAAGATCGTCTGAAACAATTGTATATCCAAGTTGGATATGCAGTCATTTGGGGTGTCGCTTTTCATATCATTTTTGCAATTTTAGTGTACCGCGCTATATTTAAACGAGTGGGTGATTTGGAAGTTGCATCTAAGGATATGGCAACAGGAAACTTAGAATCACGTGTCAATTGGAAATTCAAAAGTGATGATGAGTTGGATAGTTTAGGGAAGTCATTTAACCAAATGGCTGAAGAGATCCAGAATAAGGTAACGACGATTACTCGACTCAACCAAGAAATCAACCAAGAGCTCCAAATTGGAAAAGAAGTTCAGGAACTATTTTTGCCATCGGTTAAAAAATTCAAAAAATTCAATATCGGAAAATTATATCGACCAATGCGTGAAGTATCGGGTGATTTATACCAATACTTCCAAGTTCCAGAACAAAACTTTTATGGATTTTTTCTGGCAGATGCATCTGGCCATGGTGTTTCAGCCGCCCTGGTAACAGTAGTTATGGCAATGTCATTACAGTCCATAATGAAAGAAAATCCAGCACCAATTCATGCAATTAATTCATTGGGGGAAGTTATTGCCAATCGATTACAAGCATCCTTCTTTGCAACAGGTGTTTTTGTAGTTTTTGATGAACCTGGAGTTGTGAAGTTTGTAAATGCTGGTCATAATGCACCATTCATCATTAGACCTTCCACAAAAGAAGTTCGTTACATTGATAGTTCTGGTCCACCACTAGGAATGGGAGATGACATCCAATATTCACTCGAATCTTTCCCTGTGGAACCCGGAGATAAAATCATCCTTTATACAGACGGTGTGGTGGAAACTCCAATCAAAGAGGGTGGATTGTTTGGATTGGAACGGTTTACAGAAATTGTATTAGATAATATTCATTTATCCAATTCTGAAATTGTAGAAAAAGCAATGGCTGTCCTTGATGAAAAACATGAAGAGTATAAGGATGATATAACCATGCTTGTCCTTGATGTACCAGAATGA
- a CDS encoding tol-pal system YbgF family protein, with protein sequence MKKFFFFSLFGFLFIFFAVASEAIVSVKLQELRFGILRDQLMNYELSSQTLRERLKQMFLSKDDYMTEVKVNILESGIMNSETEGLDLKMSWKDRFGLYVINSVRFLNLKSALELEEQQKTIIRLQFAFYMERTRKYPIASKKYQELEESITSTLSDEMAFTLLHHGYCLVMMGEREKAFVKLNKTIDLFPGSHYAENSSLLISFLEDGQKKKEELKSQKKSPEELAYSLFQSGDYEETLKTLESLPTLTNDQSYIKARSMEELGKTSNAVKEYIQLVKQKENKEVAIRANRRLLLIGNFYQENKSLVAFSKDEANKLGDTKAAENIEEGKSLVLKPVIIEKILKTETSANLSQEETKELNQIKEEIKLSLEDSKQETKSLAAVVTEEKIPIVPETQNIEPKKVLDPPRNTKQEPDVANKLKVKLRDGREVVCDEVVIEGNLASLKLGSFGLNLPYDLIVSVQSTNAKKGKIKIGTTAGVAGESTKWIQNQTGDWMLSKDSENPVTRADVKYFRP encoded by the coding sequence ATGAAAAAATTTTTCTTTTTCTCATTGTTTGGTTTTCTATTTATATTCTTTGCAGTAGCTTCAGAAGCAATTGTTAGTGTAAAGTTACAAGAATTGAGATTTGGGATCTTAAGAGACCAACTCATGAACTATGAACTTTCATCACAAACCTTACGAGAACGTTTAAAACAAATGTTTTTATCGAAAGATGATTACATGACAGAAGTTAAAGTGAACATCCTTGAGTCTGGGATCATGAACTCAGAAACAGAAGGATTGGATTTAAAAATGAGTTGGAAGGATCGTTTCGGACTTTATGTCATCAACTCCGTTCGGTTTTTGAATTTAAAATCAGCATTGGAGTTGGAAGAACAACAAAAAACCATCATTCGTTTACAATTTGCTTTTTATATGGAGAGAACGAGAAAATACCCAATTGCTTCGAAAAAATACCAAGAGTTAGAAGAATCAATTACATCCACTTTATCGGATGAGATGGCTTTTACATTATTACACCATGGGTATTGTTTGGTGATGATGGGAGAACGAGAAAAAGCCTTTGTAAAACTCAACAAAACAATCGATTTATTCCCTGGTTCACATTATGCTGAAAATTCATCATTACTCATCAGTTTTTTAGAAGATGGTCAAAAGAAAAAAGAGGAACTTAAATCCCAAAAGAAATCTCCTGAAGAATTAGCGTATTCATTGTTCCAAAGTGGGGATTACGAAGAAACATTAAAAACATTAGAAAGTTTACCAACACTTACAAATGACCAATCCTATATCAAAGCTAGGTCTATGGAAGAACTGGGAAAAACTTCCAATGCAGTCAAAGAATACATTCAATTGGTGAAACAAAAGGAAAACAAAGAAGTGGCCATTCGAGCCAATCGAAGGTTATTACTAATTGGTAATTTTTACCAAGAGAATAAATCTCTCGTTGCATTTTCAAAGGACGAGGCAAACAAACTTGGGGATACAAAGGCTGCTGAAAATATTGAAGAAGGTAAAAGTTTAGTTTTAAAACCTGTTATTATCGAAAAAATATTAAAAACAGAAACATCGGCCAATCTTTCCCAAGAAGAAACTAAAGAACTTAACCAAATCAAAGAAGAAATCAAACTCTCGTTAGAAGATTCTAAACAAGAAACTAAAAGTTTAGCAGCGGTTGTCACTGAAGAAAAAATTCCCATTGTTCCTGAAACACAAAACATTGAACCAAAAAAGGTTTTAGACCCACCTCGAAATACAAAACAAGAACCAGATGTGGCTAACAAACTCAAAGTAAAATTGCGAGATGGTCGTGAGGTTGTTTGTGATGAAGTAGTAATAGAAGGGAATCTAGCAAGTTTGAAACTAGGAAGTTTTGGATTGAATTTACCTTACGATTTGATTGTCTCAGTCCAATCTACCAATGCAAAAAAAGGTAAAATCAAAATCGGAACAACTGCTGGTGTAGCAGGTGAGTCTACAAAATGGATTCAAAACCAAACTGGGGATTGGATGTTGTCTAAGGATTCAGAAAACCCTGTGACAAGAGCCGATGTGAAATACTTTCGGCCCTGA
- the murF gene encoding UDP-N-acetylmuramoyl-tripeptide--D-alanyl-D-alanine ligase, producing the protein MKPDWENRKNPKFRWISTSSREIKNGTLFVPLRAERDGHSFITDALNQGASGFLCEKNHPILKTLAKEHQTKAIFVKDTLSALGILANYHRKRFSPQVIAITGSSGKTTTKDLLGGLFSFLDSKTLVVTEKNYNNEIGVPFTLFRINEYTRVVICEMGMNHRGEIKKLSIIAEPTHALITNIGSAHIENLKSRENIAEEKIDIISGLRPSGVLFVPDDIDFLQRVKLRVKKQNTKLVVWKNASNPELKVKTTLKNGFVLQWKQNTINWNIPGKKLLSNVRGMTAIASYFGISDSQIMITIQKYKSPNKRLNINKGYFTIIDDSYNANPESMVSSIDASLQYANGKPIVWVLGTMKELGKFSKYYHEQIGKVIQKIGTGVLLTFGEDTKAMVKQVKTGKYFNDKNQIISYIKKEIPKGAVILIKGSRSMKMEEIVLELNSFKG; encoded by the coding sequence ATGAAACCAGACTGGGAGAATCGAAAGAATCCGAAATTTCGATGGATTTCTACTTCCTCTAGGGAAATCAAAAACGGAACATTATTTGTTCCTCTCCGTGCCGAAAGAGATGGGCATAGTTTTATAACAGATGCATTAAACCAAGGTGCTTCTGGATTTTTATGCGAAAAAAACCATCCCATTTTGAAAACACTTGCGAAGGAACACCAAACAAAGGCGATCTTTGTGAAAGATACTCTTTCCGCACTAGGTATTCTTGCAAATTACCATAGAAAGAGATTTTCACCGCAAGTGATAGCGATCACAGGTTCCTCAGGAAAAACAACGACAAAGGATTTGTTAGGTGGCCTATTTTCCTTTTTAGATTCCAAAACCCTGGTTGTGACAGAAAAAAATTATAATAATGAAATTGGAGTTCCATTTACACTTTTTCGAATCAACGAGTACACACGAGTTGTTATTTGTGAGATGGGCATGAACCATAGAGGTGAAATTAAGAAACTTTCAATTATAGCTGAACCGACTCATGCTTTGATTACAAATATTGGATCTGCTCATATAGAGAATCTTAAATCAAGGGAAAATATAGCCGAAGAAAAAATTGATATAATCTCTGGTTTACGTCCTTCAGGTGTACTTTTTGTACCAGATGATATAGATTTTTTACAACGTGTCAAATTAAGAGTCAAAAAACAAAACACAAAATTGGTGGTATGGAAAAATGCTTCAAATCCAGAGTTAAAAGTCAAAACAACTCTTAAAAATGGATTTGTTTTGCAGTGGAAACAAAACACCATAAATTGGAATATTCCTGGTAAAAAATTGTTAAGTAATGTCAGAGGGATGACTGCAATTGCATCATATTTTGGAATCTCCGACTCTCAAATAATGATAACCATCCAAAAATACAAAAGTCCAAACAAACGTTTGAATATCAATAAAGGATATTTTACAATCATTGACGATAGTTATAATGCAAATCCAGAATCGATGGTATCAAGTATTGATGCTAGTTTACAATATGCAAATGGAAAACCTATCGTTTGGGTATTAGGGACAATGAAAGAATTAGGCAAATTTTCCAAATACTACCACGAACAAATTGGAAAAGTGATTCAAAAAATAGGAACAGGAGTCTTACTAACATTCGGTGAAGATACAAAAGCAATGGTAAAACAAGTAAAAACAGGAAAGTATTTTAACGATAAAAACCAAATCATTTCTTACATTAAAAAGGAAATTCCAAAGGGCGCTGTAATTTTAATAAAAGGTTCTAGGTCAATGAAAATGGAAGAAATTGTATTGGAGCTGAATTCATTTAAAGGTTGA
- a CDS encoding lipoprotein signal peptidase: MKLPNTPFFSVFKPGYLAFVAFGLFLDLLTKYIIITKMYAHESIPVLGDFFRLSLTFNTGFVFGLFQDNALPSLFATGFAIVFLIFYRWQNSDLGNVWGWNFVMAGAFGNFIDKFFVKIPGTGFRFGFTPEKPGIEFIGVVDFLDFEWPNFLLFERWPAFNVADSCVSIGIVILLFTMDWKEMDKK; encoded by the coding sequence ATGAAATTACCTAACACACCTTTTTTTTCAGTATTTAAACCAGGTTATTTGGCATTTGTTGCCTTTGGCCTTTTTTTAGATTTACTCACTAAATACATTATAATCACAAAAATGTATGCACATGAAAGTATTCCGGTGTTAGGTGATTTTTTTAGACTTTCATTAACATTTAACACAGGGTTTGTATTTGGGTTATTCCAAGACAATGCATTGCCTTCATTGTTTGCGACTGGGTTTGCAATAGTATTTTTAATCTTCTATCGCTGGCAAAATTCTGATTTAGGAAATGTTTGGGGATGGAATTTTGTGATGGCAGGTGCATTTGGAAATTTTATCGATAAGTTTTTTGTTAAAATTCCAGGCACTGGGTTTCGTTTTGGTTTCACTCCTGAAAAACCAGGAATTGAATTCATAGGTGTCGTAGATTTTTTAGACTTTGAATGGCCAAACTTTTTATTATTCGAGAGATGGCCTGCATTTAACGTAGCTGATTCTTGTGTGTCGATTGGCATTGTAATTTTACTATTTACAATGGACTGGAAGGAAATGGATAAAAAATAA
- a CDS encoding amidohydrolase — MAVIKIAIYQKNIHKRFSQEEIIKIQQSKAQFLLLPEGYPHFFQSSSPSDGAKHEKEYQDHLLEISEKFTGVILGGSHYRNNDNGKLVAALPIVQSLVLVDFYEKKTLNPNIDLSVQNGSTESIFIMGGLRFGLLLGEDFQNKIIWEEFKKEGIEIIFHLDTTKPNKTYEEDLSDYETLAKEKNIHLIRVCGTTEGIPARSLYASPSGINWKVGKVEEDKDVFKTLSVNVMRSYLL; from the coding sequence ATGGCAGTCATCAAAATCGCAATTTATCAAAAGAATATACACAAACGATTTTCGCAAGAAGAGATCATAAAAATCCAACAAAGTAAGGCTCAATTTTTATTACTCCCAGAAGGATATCCGCATTTTTTCCAAAGTAGTTCTCCAAGTGATGGAGCAAAACATGAGAAAGAATACCAAGACCATCTTTTGGAAATTTCTGAAAAATTTACAGGTGTGATTCTAGGTGGAAGCCATTATCGAAATAATGATAACGGAAAATTAGTCGCAGCTTTACCTATTGTACAATCACTAGTGTTAGTTGACTTTTATGAGAAAAAAACTTTAAATCCCAACATTGATCTTTCTGTTCAAAATGGTTCTACTGAATCAATTTTTATCATGGGTGGTCTGCGATTTGGATTATTACTCGGTGAAGATTTTCAGAACAAAATCATTTGGGAAGAATTCAAAAAAGAAGGAATTGAAATTATTTTTCATTTGGATACAACAAAACCAAATAAAACTTATGAAGAAGATCTAAGTGATTATGAAACTCTTGCAAAAGAAAAGAATATCCACTTGATTCGAGTCTGTGGCACTACTGAAGGTATTCCGGCACGAAGTTTATATGCATCCCCTTCTGGAATCAATTGGAAAGTGGGAAAAGTGGAAGAAGACAAAGACGTTTTTAAGACTTTATCTGTGAATGTGATGAGAAGTTATCTTCTATAA
- a CDS encoding AAA family ATPase: protein MPDYILSEDLKEAVQVAEITKRPLLLKGEPGTGKTLLASFLAETKNLPFYRWHIKSTSLAKEGLYFYDAVSRLNDSRFPEEEAMIRVRDVKNYIRLGALGEAFLHPKKSVVLIDEIDKADIEFPNDLLLELDKMEFFIPETKEHIVAKERPIVIITSNNEKELPDAFLRRCIFHYIEFPKRESMKDIIKAHYPSIETEFMEKALAMFYSIRKIESLRKKPSTSELLDWIQVLLVSGETLESSKIPFAGTLFKSEDDYRVYLN, encoded by the coding sequence ATGCCAGATTATATCCTATCAGAAGACTTAAAAGAAGCAGTACAAGTGGCTGAGATCACAAAACGTCCGCTCCTTTTAAAAGGAGAACCAGGAACAGGCAAAACCCTCCTCGCCAGTTTCTTAGCAGAGACAAAAAATCTCCCTTTTTATCGTTGGCATATCAAATCGACAAGCCTTGCCAAAGAAGGATTGTATTTTTATGATGCAGTTTCTCGCTTAAACGACTCTCGGTTTCCAGAAGAAGAAGCGATGATCCGAGTTAGGGACGTAAAAAATTATATCCGGCTCGGGGCACTTGGGGAAGCCTTCCTCCATCCTAAAAAATCAGTCGTTCTCATCGACGAAATTGATAAGGCGGACATTGAGTTCCCCAATGATTTATTACTCGAATTAGATAAAATGGAATTTTTTATCCCGGAAACAAAAGAACACATTGTTGCAAAAGAACGACCCATTGTCATCATCACTTCAAATAACGAGAAGGAACTCCCTGACGCTTTTTTAAGGCGATGTATATTCCATTACATTGAATTTCCTAAACGTGAATCTATGAAAGATATCATCAAAGCACATTATCCCTCCATTGAAACAGAGTTTATGGAAAAGGCCCTTGCTATGTTTTATTCGATCCGTAAAATAGAAAGTCTTAGGAAAAAACCTTCAACGAGTGAATTATTAGATTGGATTCAAGTTTTACTTGTGTCTGGTGAAACTTTGGAATCGAGTAAAATCCCATTTGCAGGTACTTTGTTCAAATCGGAAGATGATTACAGAGTGTATTTAAACTAA
- a CDS encoding ABC1 kinase family protein — translation MKPDTNRSGSVYSFVFKTYLQYFYLSKILKKFLSKEKYEIKRVQFLKDKGLETKNLFFQLGGVYIKIGQFVSNLFHILPEEFLWELQDLQDKIPPRDFLDIDKRWQKNFEKSMVQIFETVDTTSYASASTAQVHIGIYQNKKVAIKTLYPGIEETAKSDLKTISKVVWLVDRFVIKISANEVVEQLQTMIHQELDLRTELKNLKILKQMFALEKDFYIPNPIEELCGRHTLVTEFVEGKKIYELPGEQIPNKLNPNLEKLIKAYILMIFEFRFFHADPHPGNLIFMETGELCLIDFGAVQSISEEETQTLERILVGAMRKDYHLVSESLYELGAVTESLSKEELTQIVKYSLEKLNRILADTNHFRNLSFDTLKPGEDLRFLKEIQVSLKRLLSSLKLPPNFLSLHRVLALLLGNFSFLDPTRSMIEYAEKPFSQIVLKGSNFKKLWRDEGEEFLTSLFSLPKELNDFLYKWNRGEFSVKDEQKSSELKLREILTFGILGSLFFYFGMYYAEKFWKEPSIIFYILSGLSFWSLAKSSLSYWKLK, via the coding sequence ATGAAACCCGACACGAATCGATCCGGCTCAGTTTATTCCTTTGTATTCAAAACATACCTTCAATATTTTTATCTTTCCAAAATTCTAAAAAAATTTCTATCTAAAGAAAAATATGAAATCAAACGAGTTCAGTTTTTAAAAGATAAAGGTTTAGAAACCAAAAATTTATTTTTCCAGTTAGGTGGAGTATATATAAAAATTGGTCAATTTGTTAGTAATTTATTCCATATTCTACCGGAAGAATTTTTATGGGAATTACAAGACCTACAGGACAAAATCCCTCCACGTGACTTTTTAGATATCGATAAACGTTGGCAAAAAAATTTTGAAAAATCTATGGTTCAAATTTTTGAAACAGTGGATACTACCTCATATGCTAGTGCCTCAACTGCTCAAGTGCATATTGGAATTTACCAAAACAAAAAAGTTGCTATCAAAACCTTATACCCAGGAATCGAAGAAACTGCAAAATCCGATTTAAAAACAATCTCAAAAGTTGTTTGGCTTGTAGACCGTTTTGTTATAAAAATATCAGCTAATGAAGTTGTAGAACAACTCCAAACCATGATCCACCAAGAACTTGATTTACGGACAGAACTAAAAAATCTAAAAATTCTCAAACAGATGTTTGCTTTGGAGAAAGATTTTTATATTCCAAATCCTATAGAAGAACTTTGTGGCAGACATACTCTTGTAACTGAATTTGTGGAAGGAAAAAAAATCTATGAACTACCAGGTGAGCAAATACCAAATAAACTGAATCCTAATTTAGAGAAATTAATCAAAGCATACATTTTGATGATTTTTGAATTTCGATTTTTTCACGCAGACCCACACCCTGGAAACTTAATTTTTATGGAAACAGGGGAGCTGTGTTTAATTGATTTTGGCGCTGTCCAATCCATTTCAGAAGAAGAAACTCAGACCTTAGAGCGAATTTTAGTGGGTGCAATGCGAAAGGATTACCATCTTGTTTCAGAATCCTTATACGAATTAGGTGCAGTCACAGAATCATTATCCAAAGAAGAATTAACTCAAATTGTAAAGTATTCCCTTGAAAAACTAAATCGAATATTAGCAGATACCAATCATTTTCGAAATTTGAGTTTTGATACTTTAAAACCTGGAGAAGACCTTCGTTTTTTAAAAGAAATCCAAGTGAGTCTAAAACGGTTATTATCGAGTTTAAAACTTCCTCCAAATTTCTTAAGTTTGCACAGAGTTCTCGCTTTGTTACTGGGAAATTTTTCTTTTTTGGATCCTACACGCTCCATGATTGAATACGCTGAAAAACCTTTCTCTCAAATAGTTCTAAAAGGAAGTAATTTCAAAAAACTTTGGAGAGACGAAGGAGAAGAATTTCTGACAAGTTTGTTTTCATTACCCAAGGAACTAAATGATTTTTTGTACAAATGGAACCGAGGTGAATTTTCAGTAAAAGATGAGCAAAAAAGCAGTGAATTAAAACTAAGGGAAATCTTAACCTTCGGAATCCTTGGTTCACTATTTTTCTATTTTGGAATGTATTATGCGGAAAAATTCTGGAAAGAACCAAGCATTATATTTTATATACTATCAGGACTTAGTTTTTGGTCTCTTGCAAAATCGAGTCTAAGTTATTGGAAACTAAAATAA
- a CDS encoding Gfo/Idh/MocA family protein, with the protein MNPPKIKTILIGLGRIASKLENDQYRKKPCTHMGVLMSSFGKKHFEFLCGYDKNSEACLSFQNQWKKEYKTVPENGILPVDKSESIDLAIIATPSHTHEFYAKQCLKLGIRHVLIEKPVAMSSKGAKVIATLAKKSNANIWINHERRYHPSYKFVKNELINGNFGKIQSIRASVFTSAKNPGIAFSKFGGGPLLHDGTHALDLIHWLVGKPKLMKARMERPKKGMVESRAFAYFQSNSNIDIILDVSGGRKYFQFELDIHTNSHRIICSNDGFQFFQSVPSKLYQGFQSLKSYIPKQFPKPETSNAFLGIYKEIKEVFHGESNTMEGTLADNIQILESIESIYRH; encoded by the coding sequence ATGAATCCACCTAAAATCAAAACGATTCTCATTGGCCTCGGACGGATTGCATCCAAACTCGAAAATGACCAATACCGGAAAAAACCCTGTACCCACATGGGGGTTCTTATGTCCTCATTTGGGAAGAAACATTTTGAATTTTTATGTGGCTATGATAAGAATTCAGAAGCTTGTTTATCCTTCCAAAACCAATGGAAAAAGGAGTATAAGACCGTTCCTGAAAATGGAATCCTGCCAGTTGACAAAAGTGAGAGTATTGACCTTGCGATCATTGCCACACCAAGCCACACACATGAATTTTATGCAAAACAATGTTTAAAATTGGGAATCCGTCATGTTCTCATTGAAAAGCCAGTCGCCATGTCCTCAAAAGGCGCCAAGGTGATTGCCACTTTAGCAAAAAAGTCGAATGCAAACATTTGGATCAACCATGAAAGGCGTTACCATCCCAGTTACAAATTTGTGAAAAATGAACTGATCAATGGAAATTTCGGGAAAATCCAATCGATCAGAGCTTCCGTTTTCACCTCCGCAAAAAACCCTGGTATCGCATTTTCTAAGTTTGGTGGGGGTCCTTTACTCCATGACGGAACCCACGCATTAGATCTTATCCATTGGCTTGTTGGAAAACCAAAACTCATGAAGGCTAGGATGGAAAGACCCAAAAAAGGCATGGTAGAATCCAGAGCATTTGCTTATTTTCAATCTAATTCCAATATCGATATAATACTCGATGTTTCAGGCGGGCGGAAATACTTTCAATTTGAGTTGGATATTCATACAAACTCACATAGGATCATTTGTTCTAACGATGGGTTCCAATTTTTCCAATCAGTCCCTTCTAAATTGTATCAAGGATTTCAAAGTTTAAAGTCGTATATTCCAAAACAGTTCCCAAAACCAGAAACTTCTAATGCTTTTTTAGGAATTTATAAAGAAATAAAAGAAGTATTCCACGGGGAATCAAATACTATGGAAGGAACCTTGGCTGATAATATTCAAATTTTGGAAAGTATCGAATCCATTTATAGGCACTAA
- a CDS encoding PrsW family glutamic-type intramembrane protease, producing MPIQITIPSLVIFLINVCTLAFYYSFYRFHFYRFTEGFLQYTAFAFSLFSAGIAIGLQALFLQWVPGGGPVWNSFFLSSFIEEFAKLLGIYMFFRKNQDEFTVTDGIFYGLVLGGGFGLVENILYFINSGLWSQVLRSITALPIHMMNGGLVGAYTMMFLFHKNPVFKWGNLLFGFFICVFFHGLYNLSLFQEIDLLVILPICILSLFFLLELTIAKSRILVPGHILKLMDMSMEEYQILSRHNRHEGWIQNVQKHISTSGIRLFQYPNLRHTILTVFFLIPSILSIYLLNESPEWITRKFPDLLIQDYFALFVIYPMVLALMFFFAGILNPYFFRDRMLAVPLFSSVDMHVKEKEENSAIFHIKANLFYLPTSQNYPSGTSASFDLWLGLNCFSGLKGKVLWSRENEEGNCGVMCQLDSIPIQFLMKWNFFRFKQNLKNLFLRKVQV from the coding sequence ATGCCCATACAAATCACCATCCCCAGTCTGGTCATTTTTCTCATTAATGTTTGTACGTTAGCATTCTATTATTCTTTTTACCGTTTCCATTTTTATCGTTTTACCGAAGGATTTTTGCAATACACGGCTTTTGCTTTTTCTTTGTTTAGTGCAGGGATCGCTATCGGATTACAAGCTTTGTTTTTACAATGGGTCCCTGGTGGTGGACCCGTTTGGAATTCCTTTTTTTTATCCTCTTTCATTGAAGAATTTGCAAAACTGCTAGGTATTTACATGTTCTTTCGCAAAAACCAAGATGAATTTACCGTGACCGATGGGATATTTTATGGTCTAGTTCTTGGTGGTGGGTTTGGTCTTGTTGAAAACATTTTGTATTTCATCAACTCTGGTCTTTGGTCGCAAGTTTTAAGGTCAATCACGGCACTGCCAATCCACATGATGAATGGTGGTTTAGTAGGTGCTTATACAATGATGTTTCTCTTTCACAAAAATCCAGTGTTTAAGTGGGGGAATCTTCTCTTTGGATTTTTTATCTGTGTGTTTTTCCATGGATTGTACAACCTCTCCCTTTTCCAAGAAATTGACCTTCTTGTGATTTTACCTATTTGTATTTTATCATTATTTTTCCTATTAGAACTTACTATCGCAAAATCTAGGATTCTTGTTCCAGGTCATATCTTAAAATTGATGGATATGAGTATGGAAGAATATCAAATCCTTTCCCGCCACAACCGTCATGAAGGATGGATTCAAAATGTACAAAAACATATTTCGACTTCGGGCATTCGGTTATTCCAATACCCAAACCTTCGACATACTATCTTGACCGTATTTTTTTTGATCCCTAGCATCCTTTCGATTTACTTATTAAATGAATCTCCTGAATGGATCACAAGGAAGTTTCCTGATTTACTCATTCAGGATTATTTTGCCTTGTTTGTCATTTATCCTATGGTCCTTGCTTTAATGTTTTTCTTTGCGGGAATTTTAAATCCTTATTTTTTCCGGGATAGAATGCTTGCTGTTCCACTTTTTAGTTCTGTCGATATGCATGTAAAAGAAAAAGAAGAAAACTCTGCTATTTTTCATATCAAGGCAAATTTATTTTACCTTCCAACTTCCCAAAATTACCCAAGTGGCACGAGTGCCAGCTTTGATCTTTGGTTAGGATTAAATTGTTTTTCAGGTTTAAAAGGTAAGGTACTTTGGAGCCGGGAAAATGAAGAAGGAAATTGTGGTGTTATGTGCCAACTCGATTCCATTCCTATTCAATTTTTAATGAAATGGAATTTTTTTCGTTTCAAACAAAATTTAAAAAACTTATTTTTAAGAAAAGTCCAAGTTTAA